From a single Methanomicrobium sp. W14 genomic region:
- the mcrB gene encoding coenzyme-B sulfoethylthiotransferase subunit beta, producing MVAYSDTIDLYSDDGKLLKSDVNLGQISPMINPAANKIIDLTKRTINVNLGGIENALRTGRIGKGKSRIKGRELDIPILENKDSLVEKIRSMIQIEEDDDTNILEFNGGNLLLVQVPSKRLQNAATYDAAISSVASAVTYSIIDQFKVDAFDASMVKAACWGSYPQTMDMQGALVTSILSIPQNNEGIGFALRNIPVNHFVMMTGRNSLQGVALASTLEMAGQYEMGAAIGPFERNLLLSYGHQGLNADNMVYDIVKDNGQSGTVGTVVQSLVERALEDRVISPGKKGEYFRFYDTKDPMMWNAYVAAGQLAATIVNCGAGRFAQAASATLLYFNDLIEHETGLPSCDFGRMMGTAVGFSFFSHSIYGGGGPGIFNGNHVVTRHANGVAIPCAVAACALDAGTQMFSPESTSKIMGETYGQIDVFRKPLHQIAKGAGEVA from the coding sequence ATGGTAGCATATTCAGATACAATCGATCTGTATTCAGACGACGGCAAACTTCTCAAAAGTGATGTTAACCTCGGGCAAATAAGTCCGATGATTAACCCCGCTGCGAATAAGATCATCGATCTGACTAAAAGAACGATTAACGTCAATCTTGGAGGTATAGAAAATGCCCTCAGGACAGGAAGGATTGGTAAAGGCAAAAGCAGAATCAAAGGAAGGGAACTCGATATTCCGATTCTTGAAAACAAGGACAGTCTCGTTGAAAAGATTAGGAGCATGATCCAAATCGAAGAAGATGATGACACCAACATTCTTGAATTCAACGGCGGAAATCTGCTTCTTGTCCAGGTCCCTTCAAAAAGACTGCAGAACGCGGCGACATACGATGCGGCAATAAGCTCTGTCGCATCGGCTGTGACATATTCGATAATCGACCAGTTCAAAGTCGATGCCTTTGACGCTTCAATGGTTAAAGCCGCATGCTGGGGTTCCTACCCGCAGACTATGGACATGCAGGGCGCCCTTGTCACATCTATTCTTTCAATACCGCAGAACAACGAGGGAATCGGATTTGCGCTCAGAAATATACCTGTAAACCATTTCGTCATGATGACAGGAAGAAACTCGCTTCAGGGCGTTGCACTTGCTTCAACCCTGGAAATGGCCGGACAGTACGAGATGGGGGCCGCAATCGGGCCTTTCGAAAGAAACCTTCTGCTCTCCTACGGACACCAGGGCCTCAACGCCGACAACATGGTTTACGACATCGTAAAGGACAACGGACAGTCGGGAACAGTCGGCACTGTCGTCCAGTCACTTGTCGAACGGGCTCTTGAGGACAGGGTAATTTCCCCGGGCAAAAAAGGCGAATACTTCAGATTTTACGATACCAAAGACCCGATGATGTGGAATGCATATGTCGCGGCAGGACAGCTTGCCGCAACAATCGTAAACTGCGGTGCAGGAAGATTTGCGCAGGCGGCTTCGGCGACGCTTCTTTACTTCAACGACCTGATTGAGCACGAAACAGGCCTTCCGTCCTGCGATTTCGGGCGTATGATGGGTACAGCCGTAGGATTTTCATTCTTCAGCCATTCCATTTACGGAGGCGGAGGACCCGGAATTTTCAACGGAAACCACGTCGTGACAAGGCATGCAAACGGTGTGGCGATTCCGTGTGCCGTTGCGGCCTGTGCTCTTGATGCAGGGACGCAGATGTTCTCGCCTGAGAGTACATCAAAGATAATGGGCGAAACTTACGGCCAGATAGACGTCTTCAGAAAACCGTTGCACCAGATAGCGAAGGGTGCAGGGGAAGTCGCCTGA